TAGGCCGGATCATGCGCCAGATTCGCTCCGATCGCCGCCGCCAAGGCGACAACCCCAAGCAGGATCAGCTTGACGTAATTCCCCATGATTCTCCGCGTCCCGTTCCAATTTCCATGAGCCGCACGAATCAGGCGCGGCCGACCATGCTGCTCGCATGGTTCACGATTACGGGATCATCACGCAAAAAACATTGATCTGGGTCAAGAACGCGCTTTGACGCAGTTTGACACGGATCAATGACGGGGGTGCCATTTGCCGGCATCCTGAGGGCAGAAGGCTCAGGAGGGAATGATGGCATACAAAACGATATTGACGGTGCTGACCGCGGAAGATCACATCTCGCATCTGGAAGCGGCCACTGTCCTGGCGGCCCGCGAGGACGCGCATCTGGACGTTCTGTGCATCGGTGCCGACCACAGCAACGCCGGCTATTATTTCCCCGGTGCCGCGCCATATGTCTATCAGAGCGCGATCGATGATGCGACGAAACGCGCCAAGGATCTGGAAGAAATGGTGCGCAACCATATGTCCGGGACAAGCGATATTCGCTGGTCGGTGGAATCGGCGGTGGCCCAGACCGGCAGCATTTCCTCTCTGGTCGCCATGCAGGCGCGGTTCTCGGATCTGACGGTTCTGGGCCGCCCCTATGGCGAAGGCGCGGGCGGAGACCTTGAGGTGGTGATCGAAGCTGCCCTGTTCCAGGGCGGATGCCCGGTGCTGGTGGTGCCCGAAACGGGCCTGCCGGCGGAACCTCCGCGTCATATCATGATCGCCTGGAACCAGTCTGCCGAGGCGATGACCGCAACGCGCCGCGCCCTGCCGCTGTTGAAACAGGCCGAAACGGTCGAGGTCACGCTTGTCGATCCCAGCCCCAGCGGCCCCGAGCGTTCCGATCCGGGCGGTGCCCTGACCCAAATGCTGTCACGTCATGGCGTGCGCGCTGAAATCGCCGTTCTGGCACGGATGGAGCCCGCGATCAGCGATGAACTGATACGCCGAGCCGCTGAAATCGGGGCCGATATGATCGTGATGGGCGCCTATGGCCATTCGCGTTTCCGCGAAGCGATCCTGGGCGGGGCAACCCGCAACATGCTGAAAAAGACAGCATTGCCGGTGTTGATGGCGCATTAGACGCCGTCAGTCAGCTGATCCAGCCGCCATCCGAATCATCGCCCGCTTCCTGCAAGAGGCGGGCGAATTCGGGCAGGACCACATGGCGCTTGCCCGACAACTCGAGAATGCCCTCGCGCTTCAGGGCGTTGATCTGGCGGCTGACGGTTTCCAGCGTCAGCCCCAGGTAATCGGCCATCGCCTCGCGCGTCAAAGGCAGTTCAAGCGTGATTCGTCCATTCAGTGGCCCCGCATCGATTGCGGCCTGACGCCGCGCGATGATGGCAATGAAGGAGGCGATCTTTTCACGCGCGGTCTTGCGCCCCAGAAGCAGCATCCATTCGCGGGCGGCATCCAGTTCGTCCATCGTCATCTCAAGCAGACGTTGGGACAGATGCGGCACCTTGCGAATCATCTCTTCAAAGGGCTGACGGCGGAAACAGCACAGTTTCACCTTGGTCGTCGCAACCGCGTCATAGGCAACGACATCGCGACCCGGCCGCCCCATGAAATCACTGGGCAGCAACAGGCCGACCATCTGCGTGCGTCCATCTTCCAGCCGCTGCGACAGGCATGCCACCCCGCTGACAACCGAGGCAACGAAATCCATGCGATCCCCGCCCCAGACGATCGGCTGGCCGGGTTCGAAACTGCGGTAGAACTTGATTCTCTCCAGCGCGGCCAGCTCATCGCCCACGCAGAGCGAACAAACGGCGCGATGCCGGATCGGGCAGCTGTCGCAGCCCTCGATGCCCGAGAACAGGTTCCCAGCTTCGTTCCTTTTGATCTGGGTCAATGACTGCGCGCTCATGGTCATGGATTGTATGTGCATGAAACAGGTTTCGCAACTGCAGGAATATGGTCTGTTTGACGCGCGCGTGCCGCGCTACACCAGCTATCCGCCTGCAAATCACTTTGCCGCAGAAGGCATTTCCGACCTCGCGCAGGACTGGATCGCCGCGATACCAGCCGGTTGCGAGATTTCCCTATACGTGCATGTGCCATTCTGCCGCCGACTTTGCTGGTTCTGTGCCTGCCGGACGCAGGGAACACAGTCCCTGGATCCGGTGCGCATTTACGTGGAAACGCTGCTGAGTGAATTGCGGCAATTGCGCGCACGAATGCCCGAAGGCGTGCGCCTGTCGCGCCTGCACTGGGGGGGTGGCACGCCAACCCTGTTGCCACCCGATCTGATCATGCAGCTGGCCGGGGCGATTTTCGATACATTCCCGCTGTCGGAACAGGGTGAATTCTCGGTCGAGATCGACCCCACGGAGATAGATGCGCCGCGCATGGCAGCACTGGCCGCGGCGGGGATGAACCGTGCCTCTATCGGGGTGCAGGATTTCAACCCCGACATTCAGGCCGCGATTGGCCGCCCGCAAAGCTTTCAGGTCACAGCCCAAGCCGTCTCGATGATCCGCGATCACGGCATTGAAAGTCTGAATGCCGATATTCTTTATGGCCTGCCCCATCAGGACAACATGCGCATGGCCGAAACCGTGCAAAAGCTGATGGCATTGTCACCCGACCGGGTGGCGCTTTACGGCTATGCCCATGTTCCCTGGATGTCCAAACGGCAGGTCATGATCCCGGAACAGCATCTGCCCGACCCGCGCAGCCGACTGACATTGTTCCAGACCGCGCGCCAGCTGTTCCTCGCCGACGGTTTTTCGGAAATCGGCATCGACCATTTCGCCCGCCCCAATGACAGCCTGGCACGGGCACGCAATCTTGGTCGGCTGCGGCGCAATTTCCAGGGCTATACAGATGATCGCAGCCAGATCCTGCTGGGACTGGGAGCCTCGTCCATTTCACGCTTCCCTCAGGGCTATGCACAGAACGCCCCGGCCACCGGTGCCTATACCGCGCTGGTCCGCGCCGGCAGGCTGCCCAGCACGCGCGGGCATGTTTTCAGCGCCGAGGATCGCTGGCGCGGTCGGATGATCGAATCACTGATGTGCCATTTCCACATAGAAACCGCGGAAATGGTGCGCGATTACGGCATCTCGCCCAGCCAGCTGACGCATCTTTACGGGCCGATCCGGGCGAAGTTCCGCAATCTGGTCAGGGTCACGCCCCACGCCTTTCACATCACGCAGGAAGGACGTCCCCTGACGCGAATCATCGCGCAGCAATTCGACGCCTATGCCTCGGGGCCGAACAGTCATTCGCAGGCAGTCTGAACAGCAAGCCGAGGCCTAATGTGCCTCGGCCCAGTTCATGCCGCTGCCCGCATCGACGACCAGGGGCACCGTCAGCTTGGCCACCGGCTCGGCAGCCGATTCCATGACCTGTCGCGCCACGGCGATCAGGTCGTCCACGGCATTCTCTTCCACCTCGAAGATCAATTCGTCATGCACCTGCAACAGCATGGTCGCGGGCAGATCGCGAATCGCTGCGGGCATACGGATCATCGCACGCCGGATGATATCGGCCGCCGCGCCCTGAATCGGCGCATTGATTGCCGCGCGACGCGCCCCGCCCGCCGCCGGGCCGGACTGGTTGATCGCCGGGGTGTTGATCCGCCGCCCGAACAGGGTTTTGACAAAACCGTCCTGCTTGGCGTCGGCCACCGTCTTGTCCATATAGGCGCGAATCTCGGGGAAACGTTCGAAATAGGTGTTGATGAACTCCTGCGCCTCGGCGCGGGGAATGCGCAGATTGCGCGACAGACCAAAGCCCGAAATCCCGTAGATGACGCCGAAATTGATCGCCTTGGCCTGACGTCGAATCATCGGGTCCATGCCCTCGACCGGCACGCCGAACATCTGGCTGGCGGTCATGGCGTGAATATCCACACCTTCCCTGAACGCCTGCTTCAACGCCGGGATATCGGCGACATGGGCCAGGATGCGCAGTTCGATCTGGCTATAGTCCAGGCTGACCAGACGATGCCCCTCGGTGGCCACGAATGCCTCGCGGATGCGCCTGCCTTCATCACTGCGCACCGGGATGTTCTGCAAGTTCGGATCGCTGGAGGCCAGCCGCCCTGTCTGCGCCCCTGCGATGGAATAGCTGGTATGCACCCTGCCCGTTTCCGGATTCACATAGGTCTGCAACGCATCGGTATAGGTCGATTTCAGCTTGCTGATCTGGCGCCAGTCCAGCACCCGCGCCGCCAGATCGGTGCCCTCGGCAGCCAGATCCTCCAGCACATCGGCACTGGTGGAATAGGCGCCGGTCTTGCCCTGCTTGCCACCGGCCAGCCCCATCTTGTCAAACAGGATTTCGCCCAATTGCTTGGGCGACCCGACATTGAACCGTTCGCCCGCAAGCTCGTGAATCTCGTCCTCAAGCTGCGCCATCTTCTGGGCGAAGGCATTGGACATCCGCTTCAGCGTATCGCCATCCACGCGAATCCCGGCCATTTCCATATCCGCCAGAACCGGCACCATCGGCCGCTCCAGCGTCTCATAGACCGTCGTCACCTTCTCTACCGGCAAGAGCGGAGCAAAATGCTGCCACAGTCGCAGGGTGACATCGGCATCCTCGGCGGCGTAAGGCGTGGCCTTGTCGATGGCGACCTGACCAAAGCCGATCTGCGATTTCCCCGAGCCGATCAGTTCCTTGATCGGAATGCACTTGTGGTCCAGATAGCGCTCGGCCAGTTCGTCCATACCGTGGTTATGGGTGCCTGCATTCAGCGCATAGGACATCAGCATGGTATCGGCGACCGGTGTCATGCGAATCCCCGAACGCGCCAGGATCTTCCAGTCATATTTGATGTTCTGGCCGATCTTCAGAATCGCCGGATCTTCCAGAATCGGCTTCAGCGCGGCCAGAACCTCGTCCTTGGCAAGCTGACCCGCCACCAGCGCCGCGGCCCCGAACAGATCGTCTCCGCCCTCGACATGGCCGACAGGGATATAGCAGGCCCGCCCCGCGCGGACGCAAAGCGACAGACCGACCAGATCCGCCTGCATTTCATCCAGCGAGGTGGTTTCCGTGTCGATGGCGACATGCCCGGCATCGCGGATATCGGCAAGCCAGCCCTGCAGCGCATCCATATCGGTGACACATTCATAGCCAGCGGGATCGAAACCGGGCGTCTCGGGCGCCGCTGGGGCGGCAGAGTTGGCCGGCGCGGCGCTGATCACCGGAGCCTCGGCACCCAGTTTACCGGCCACGCGCTTGGTCAGGGTGCTGAATTCCATTTCGGTCAGGAAGCCCAGCAGGGCCTCGGCATCGGGGTCGCGCACCTCCAGGCTTTGCAGCGTGAAGTCCAGTGGCGTGGCACAATCCAGCTGCACCAGTTGCTTCGAAATGCGGATCTGCTCGGCATGGTCGATCAGGGTCTGGCGCCGCTTGGGCTGCTTGATCTCGCCCGCGCGGGCAAGCAGTGTCTCGAGGTCGCCATATTCATTGATCAGCTGCGCGGCGGTCTTGATGCCGATCCCCGGTGCGCCGGGCACATTGTCGACCGAATCACCGGCCAGTGCCTGCACATCCACGACCTTCTCGGGGCCGACGCCGAATTTCGCCTGAACCTCGTCAACACCGATCATCTTGCCCTTGATCGGGTCCAGCATGTCGACCCCATCGCCCACCAACTGCATCAGGTCCTTGTCGCTGCTGATGATGGTGGCCGACCCGCCGGCTTCCCGCGCCCGGCAGGCCAGCGCCGCGATGATGTCATCGGCCTCATAGCCCTCCAGCTCGATACAAGAGATATTGAAGGCGCGGGTAGCCTCGCGGGTCAGCGGAAACTGCGGCCGCAGATCCTCGGGCGGCGCGGGACGATTGGCCTTGTAGAGGTCATAGATCTCGTTGCGAAAGGTCTTGGAGGAATGGTCAAAGATCACCGCCGCATGCGTGGGTGCATTGCTGCCATGTTCATCCGTCACATATTTCCACAGCATGTTGCAGAAACCGGCGACAGCGCCAACGGGCAAGCCATCGGATTTGCGCGTCAATGCAGGCAGCGCGTGATAGGCACGGAAAATAAAGGCCGAGCCATCGATCAGATGCAGATGGCAACCCTTGCCGAAGGCAGGCGCGTCCGAGGTCATGAAGCGGTCCTTTCGCGATGTCGCCGACCGTTCTGACAGAATCCACCGGCGGGCGCAAAGGGGCAGCGACAGATATGGGGTGCGACGGGGCGTCAGCCCCAGCCTTGCCGGTCCCCCTCGATGGGGGCCGTCAAGGCTTTGCCGCGCCGGGACGGAGCCGGCGCAACGTCAAGATCAGTGATCGGCATCCACGTGGTTGGGATCCAGCACGAAGCGCTTGTCACAATAGCCGCAATCGACGAATCCGGTGTCCGGCGAAATCGCCAGCCAGACCCGGGGATGACCCAGACCTGCGGCATCATTGCCGTCACAGGCCACCTTGCGGCTGGTGACGATTACTTCTTCCGGCGCGGGCAATTTCAGTGCCTCGGCTTCCTGACCGGTTGAAAGCGGGTTTTCTGGCATCACATATTCGGTCATGTCTGGCCTTCTTGTCGCGACGTGCATCATCTGCTCTAAACCCATTACCGCAGCGCCGCCTGCCTTCGCAAGCTCTGCAAGGATAACCAATGACAAACGCCATAGAAATTTCGGGTCTGCGCAAGGTTTATGCCGCCCAAGGGAACGCTCCGGCCAAAGAGGCGCTGAAAGGCGTCGACCTGGCAATCCCGGCCGGCAGCATCTTCGGCCTGCTGGGACCGAATGGCGCTGGCAAGTCGACCATGATCAACATCCTTGCCGGGCTGGTCAACAAGACCGCCGGAAAGGTCGAGATCTGGGGCTTTGACCAGGATGTAAACCCGCGCCAGTCGCGCGCCGCGATCGGGATCATGCCCCAGGAACTGAACATGGACCCGTTCTTCACGCCGCGCGCCAGCCTCGAGGTGCAGGCGGGGCTCTATGGCGTTGCCAAGGCCGACCGCTGGACGGATGAACTGCTTGAACTGGTCGGTTTGACCGATCAGGCCAACGCCTATGCGCGCAACCTGTCGGGCGGGATGCGCCGCCGGCTGCTGCTGGCCAAGGCACTGGTTCACCGCCCGCATATCCTTGTGCTGGACGAGCCGACTGCCGGTGTCGACATCACCCTGCGCGAGATGCTGTGGAACAATGTCCGCAAGCTGAACGAGGCCGGGATGACGATCATCCTGACAACCCATTACCTCGAAGAGGCCGAGGAAATGTGTGACGAGATCGCCATCATCAATCACGGCGAACTGGTCGTGCGCCAGGGCACGCGCGACCTGCTGGCCCGCACCGATGGCAAGACGCTGGTTCTGGATACCGGCGGCAGGGTCGATGTCCCGTCGCTGCCCGAGGGCGCACGCGCCGACTGGCGCGCCGATGGACGGTTGGCGATCACCTATCCGCCCTCGACGATCCGTGCCGACGCGCTGCTGGATGCGCTGCGCGCCGGCGGGGTGCCGATCGTCGATGTGGCCACGGAACAGCCCGATCTCGAGGATGTCTTTGTCGAGATGACCCGCGACCGCTAAGCGCTGTCCGGGATCAGTCGTTCAGGCTGATCATCGGCCCCATCATGCGTCCGCCCATGATGTGCAGATGGAAATGCGGGACTTCCTGCACGCCATGAGGTCCGGAATTGGCAATGGCGCGAAAGCCCTGGTTTCCGCTGCCAAGGGAAATGCCTTCGCTTTCGCAGACCTCGGCGCAAAGCCTCATGAAGCCAACCATCTCGGCCTCCGAGGCATTGGCCGCGAAATCGTCAAAGCTGACATAGCGACCCTTGGGAATCACCAGCACATGGCTGGGTGCCTTGGGGGCGATATCGCGGAAGGCCAGCGCATGGTCATTTTCCGCCACGGTGTCATTGGGAATCTCTCCGCGCAGGATCTTGGCGAAAATATTGTTGTCGTCGTAGTCATAAGCCATGGGCACGCAGGGTCCTTGTCAGTCGAACAGATTGGGTGTCGCGGCCAGATTCTGCGCCATCTCGGGCGACAGGTCCAGAAAGCGCTTCAGCGCCTCGGCGTTTCTCTCGATGGTCCGATCCGCCGCAATGGTTTCGAAATGGTCGAGTCCCATGTCCTTCAGAAGCTCGGCCTCATGTTCCAGGTCGCCCCTCACCACGGGAATCAATTGCGCGTAAAGATCCGGCGCCGTGGTGTCATTGGCCAACCCGATTCGCCGAATATGACCACGCAGGTAATCGTCGTCGAACTCTGTCTCGACAAAGAGAATCCGCGTCTCGGCGCGATCTGCGGCGAAATCGCTGATCATGCCCAATGCCGAAGTGTCCAGGCACAGGACCAGATTCGCTGTGTCATATTGCTCGAACAACAGCTTGATCAGCGCCCGGCGATGCCGTTCCCGCTTGGCCAGACTTGAAGCGACCCCGCCCAGATCCGGCATTGCCGCATCCAGTTCGTTGAACACGAAATCAACCGCAGGAATTGCTGTCAGGCTGCGAATCCGCTCGGTCAGTCGCTTGGCGACATGCCATTTCTTGCACACGATCAGATGCACGACACGGGATCGGCCCAGACTGCCATCCGTCTCCCAGAAGCGTGGCGCGAAACGCCTGCCGATTCGTCCCCGGCCGGTCAGAAAATGGTAGAGTCGCGGACCTTCCGCCGAGATCGGAAAGTCCCGCCCGGTTTCCTGCCATGTGAATCCCAGCCTGCGCCGCAACTCCAGGGCCTCGGCACTGATCTTGCGCGCAAACAGGAAATCCTGGCGCAGCAGCAGATCAAAATGATCGTCATGGAAGGTGACGGGCATGCCGTAATCGGTGAACAGCAGGAAGGTCAGAGTCCGGGTGCGCATCTGGGTCTTGGGAACCAGATGCGCCACCAGAGTCTGGAAAAAGGTTTCATCCGGAATCCAGGTGGTACGAAAGAACCGCAGCAAGGCGGGCCATTCCTCGATCAGTTTCAGGATCGCCTCGACGGTCTGACGACGCAGGCACCACCATTGCGACCCGATC
This is a stretch of genomic DNA from Paracoccus seriniphilus. It encodes these proteins:
- a CDS encoding universal stress protein, whose amino-acid sequence is MAYKTILTVLTAEDHISHLEAATVLAAREDAHLDVLCIGADHSNAGYYFPGAAPYVYQSAIDDATKRAKDLEEMVRNHMSGTSDIRWSVESAVAQTGSISSLVAMQARFSDLTVLGRPYGEGAGGDLEVVIEAALFQGGCPVLVVPETGLPAEPPRHIMIAWNQSAEAMTATRRALPLLKQAETVEVTLVDPSPSGPERSDPGGALTQMLSRHGVRAEIAVLARMEPAISDELIRRAAEIGADMIVMGAYGHSRFREAILGGATRNMLKKTALPVLMAH
- the fnrL gene encoding transcriptional regulator FnrL, with amino-acid sequence MFSGIEGCDSCPIRHRAVCSLCVGDELAALERIKFYRSFEPGQPIVWGGDRMDFVASVVSGVACLSQRLEDGRTQMVGLLLPSDFMGRPGRDVVAYDAVATTKVKLCCFRRQPFEEMIRKVPHLSQRLLEMTMDELDAAREWMLLLGRKTAREKIASFIAIIARRQAAIDAGPLNGRITLELPLTREAMADYLGLTLETVSRQINALKREGILELSGKRHVVLPEFARLLQEAGDDSDGGWIS
- the hemN gene encoding oxygen-independent coproporphyrinogen III oxidase, with translation MKQVSQLQEYGLFDARVPRYTSYPPANHFAAEGISDLAQDWIAAIPAGCEISLYVHVPFCRRLCWFCACRTQGTQSLDPVRIYVETLLSELRQLRARMPEGVRLSRLHWGGGTPTLLPPDLIMQLAGAIFDTFPLSEQGEFSVEIDPTEIDAPRMAALAAAGMNRASIGVQDFNPDIQAAIGRPQSFQVTAQAVSMIRDHGIESLNADILYGLPHQDNMRMAETVQKLMALSPDRVALYGYAHVPWMSKRQVMIPEQHLPDPRSRLTLFQTARQLFLADGFSEIGIDHFARPNDSLARARNLGRLRRNFQGYTDDRSQILLGLGASSISRFPQGYAQNAPATGAYTALVRAGRLPSTRGHVFSAEDRWRGRMIESLMCHFHIETAEMVRDYGISPSQLTHLYGPIRAKFRNLVRVTPHAFHITQEGRPLTRIIAQQFDAYASGPNSHSQAV
- the polA gene encoding DNA polymerase I, whose product is MTSDAPAFGKGCHLHLIDGSAFIFRAYHALPALTRKSDGLPVGAVAGFCNMLWKYVTDEHGSNAPTHAAVIFDHSSKTFRNEIYDLYKANRPAPPEDLRPQFPLTREATRAFNISCIELEGYEADDIIAALACRAREAGGSATIISSDKDLMQLVGDGVDMLDPIKGKMIGVDEVQAKFGVGPEKVVDVQALAGDSVDNVPGAPGIGIKTAAQLINEYGDLETLLARAGEIKQPKRRQTLIDHAEQIRISKQLVQLDCATPLDFTLQSLEVRDPDAEALLGFLTEMEFSTLTKRVAGKLGAEAPVISAAPANSAAPAAPETPGFDPAGYECVTDMDALQGWLADIRDAGHVAIDTETTSLDEMQADLVGLSLCVRAGRACYIPVGHVEGGDDLFGAAALVAGQLAKDEVLAALKPILEDPAILKIGQNIKYDWKILARSGIRMTPVADTMLMSYALNAGTHNHGMDELAERYLDHKCIPIKELIGSGKSQIGFGQVAIDKATPYAAEDADVTLRLWQHFAPLLPVEKVTTVYETLERPMVPVLADMEMAGIRVDGDTLKRMSNAFAQKMAQLEDEIHELAGERFNVGSPKQLGEILFDKMGLAGGKQGKTGAYSTSADVLEDLAAEGTDLAARVLDWRQISKLKSTYTDALQTYVNPETGRVHTSYSIAGAQTGRLASSDPNLQNIPVRSDEGRRIREAFVATEGHRLVSLDYSQIELRILAHVADIPALKQAFREGVDIHAMTASQMFGVPVEGMDPMIRRQAKAINFGVIYGISGFGLSRNLRIPRAEAQEFINTYFERFPEIRAYMDKTVADAKQDGFVKTLFGRRINTPAINQSGPAAGGARRAAINAPIQGAAADIIRRAMIRMPAAIRDLPATMLLQVHDELIFEVEENAVDDLIAVARQVMESAAEPVAKLTVPLVVDAGSGMNWAEAH
- a CDS encoding zinc-finger domain-containing protein — translated: MKLPAPEEVIVTSRKVACDGNDAAGLGHPRVWLAISPDTGFVDCGYCDKRFVLDPNHVDADH
- a CDS encoding ABC transporter ATP-binding protein, producing MTNAIEISGLRKVYAAQGNAPAKEALKGVDLAIPAGSIFGLLGPNGAGKSTMINILAGLVNKTAGKVEIWGFDQDVNPRQSRAAIGIMPQELNMDPFFTPRASLEVQAGLYGVAKADRWTDELLELVGLTDQANAYARNLSGGMRRRLLLAKALVHRPHILVLDEPTAGVDITLREMLWNNVRKLNEAGMTIILTTHYLEEAEEMCDEIAIINHGELVVRQGTRDLLARTDGKTLVLDTGGRVDVPSLPEGARADWRADGRLAITYPPSTIRADALLDALRAGGVPIVDVATEQPDLEDVFVEMTRDR
- a CDS encoding HIT domain-containing protein; this encodes MAYDYDDNNIFAKILRGEIPNDTVAENDHALAFRDIAPKAPSHVLVIPKGRYVSFDDFAANASEAEMVGFMRLCAEVCESEGISLGSGNQGFRAIANSGPHGVQEVPHFHLHIMGGRMMGPMISLND
- a CDS encoding DUF5928 domain-containing protein — protein: MARIAFILLTHKDPQGVIDQARRLTATGDFVSIHYDKSAPAEDFQMIHEALADNPSVVFANRRLRCGWGEWSLVAATLEALRTAERAFQHATHFYMLSGDCMPIKSAEYAHDFLDADDCDYIESFDFFDSDWIKTGIKEERLIYRHWFNERTQKKLFYASMDWQKRLGLARKTPEGLQIMIGSQWWCLRRQTVEAILKLIEEWPALLRFFRTTWIPDETFFQTLVAHLVPKTQMRTRTLTFLLFTDYGMPVTFHDDHFDLLLRQDFLFARKISAEALELRRRLGFTWQETGRDFPISAEGPRLYHFLTGRGRIGRRFAPRFWETDGSLGRSRVVHLIVCKKWHVAKRLTERIRSLTAIPAVDFVFNELDAAMPDLGGVASSLAKRERHRRALIKLLFEQYDTANLVLCLDTSALGMISDFAADRAETRILFVETEFDDDYLRGHIRRIGLANDTTAPDLYAQLIPVVRGDLEHEAELLKDMGLDHFETIAADRTIERNAEALKRFLDLSPEMAQNLAATPNLFD